The following nucleotide sequence is from Vitis vinifera cultivar Pinot Noir 40024 chromosome 14, ASM3070453v1.
TGTGTAGCGAGAAGAAATCAGAGTAAGTTGCATGGTTTGAATGTTAAAGATCATTTGATTACTTTTGTGCACCAGGACTTGTTCTTGCTGGAGAACCAACTTCCCTTTGGAGTCCTCAAGTTGATTTTTAAGGGGGCAAAATTCAATGATGGGTCACCAATGGAAGAGACGATAAAAAAATTCGTCACTGACACCGGAAGGCCCACAGAAATACAGCTGCAAGAGGAAAACGAAGAGCCCTCTCATCTCCTCGACCTTTTGCGAAGTGCTCTGCTAGGCAGGTATAAAAGGAGTAGCAAGAAAAAAGTGGGGAGTCAGACCGAACAAGAGCGAGAAGCTGAGAAAAAGGGAGAGTCGTCGTTGTCGTCTGGAGGAGAAGATGGGGGGAGTCAGCCCAAACCAAAGCAGCAAGATGAGAAAAAAGGCAAACAACAAGACAATTGGCAGTCATTTCGACGCATCAGGGAGCTTAAAGCTGCAGGGATCTATCTCAAGCCGAGTAGAACGAGTTCCTTGAGAGACATTTCTTTCAAATCCTACTTCTTCTGTGGCCACCTGAAACTTCCCCCAATAACCATTGATGACTCCACGAAGCCCATGTTCTTGAACATGGTAGCCTATGAAATGTGTCCAGAAGGCCCAGATGACTATGGGGTCACTTCCTATATATGCTTCCTTGACAACCTCATTGATCATGCAGACGATGTCAAGGAGCTGAGATCTAAGCACATTCTCTACAACTGTCTCGGCAACGATGAAGAGGTGGCCCAAATTTTCAACGAGATCACCAATGACTTGGTAGTTGTCGATGCTTATGGAGATGTGAAAGCTGGTATTCAGACACACTACGACAAGAGATGGAAAACTTGGATAGCTGAAGTCATTCACAACAATTTCAGGTCTCCATGGACTATCACGGCTCTCATTGCAGCTGTTTCGATACTATTTCTTACTGGGGTTCAGACCTACTACGCTCTTCCCggt
It contains:
- the LOC104881379 gene encoding UPF0481 protein At3g47200-like, whose product is MEKQQKGRNVGEKEGAQPSRNSGETGPEPKEHRIDIIEISPKVENWIGSVEKSEERTQSQTQWPRIPKVPHILRGIQDFEKFYEPRVISFGPYHHGKSHLHPVEMIKPLCAKKFLADSNQDIRALYTNIESNIEAVRKCYDCSTNEYDDEALAWMMLLDGCFLLYFIHCVARRNQSKLHGLNVKDHLITFVHQDLFLLENQLPFGVLKLIFKGAKFNDGSPMEETIKKFVTDTGRPTEIQLQEENEEPSHLLDLLRSALLGRYKRSSKKKVGSQTEQEREAEKKGESSLSSGGEDGGSQPKPKQQDEKKGKQQDNWQSFRRIRELKAAGIYLKPSRTSSLRDISFKSYFFCGHLKLPPITIDDSTKPMFLNMVAYEMCPEGPDDYGVTSYICFLDNLIDHADDVKELRSKHILYNCLGNDEEVAQIFNEITNDLVVVDAYGDVKAGIQTHYDKRWKTWIAEVIHNNFRSPWTITALIAAVSILFLTGVQTYYALPGN